A segment of the Flavobacterium azooxidireducens genome:
CTGAAACGTTACCAGACATGTTGTATAAGTTATAATTATTTGGTTCATATGATTTTGCTTCTACGGTGTACAAAGCCTCATCTGCCGCATAATCTCCTCTGTTTGGTTTGAAGTTAGCCAAATAACAACCTCTGTCGTTTTTAGCATATAAACTTCCCCATGGATATGTTGCAGATTCTAAACCACCTCTGGCAGCATACTCCCATTCTGCCTCTGTTGGCAAACGGAAAGAGTTTACAAATTCTTGTTTCTTTTTCTTTCTGTATGTATTTTTGTTTAATGTTCTCCATGCACAAAACGCTTTGGCTTGAGTCCATTTAACTCCCACCACAGGATAATCACTGTAAGCTTGATGCCAAAAATAATCGTTGTGCATTGGCTCATTATATGAATAAGCAAAATCTTTAATCCAAGAAGTTGTATCTGGATAAACCATTACTTTTTCTTTTCTGATGAAGTCTGATCTTTTTCCTGTTTTAGCTTTTGCAGCCGCTTGAATATCCATCCAAGTATAGCTGAATTCTAATTTATTTACATCGATTGTTCTCAAACCGTTGTATGATTCTGCAGCAGGCAAATACATTGAATCCATTACTTCTACGTAATATTCATCAGGATATTTTGAAGTTTCTTTAATCAATTTTACTTTTCTGTTCAATTTTCTACCGGCAAATTGATCATCGTCCGTACCAATACTATAGTAATTTTCATACATATATTTGTCGTAAGGAGTCATTTTATCGGGATCTGCGTCAGCAAAAGCATAATCACCTATGCTACCACCACCTTTTTTTCCGGCGTTACCAGTTGAAGTTTGTCCCATTTCGTCTGCAAGAATAGCTAATTTCATTCTAATAGTAGAATCTTTAACCCACTCAACAAATTGACGGTACTCACTATTTGTAATCTCTGTTTCATCCATATAGAATGAACGAACAGTTACCGTTTTAGTTGGTGCATCTTGCACGTTAGCTAAATCATCATCTGATTTACCCATAATAAATGCTCCGCCAGGAATTAATGTCATTCCATAAGGTTTCTCTGGATGCCATTTTTTTCCTTGAACTCCTACAAGTTCTCCCTTGTCACTAGAACCGCAGCTAACCAGTGTAACTAAAATCGTTGATAATGCGATGAACTTCTTCATATAAATTTGGGTTATCATGTACTCGAATTTTTAAGGCCGTAAACCTATTTATAATTTTTTAAAAATGCAATTATTTATTGTAAAATTTATTTTCTGTGTCAAAACTAAATATATTCTTCAAATCTAAAAAGAAAAAAATCGATAAAATACACATTTTGTCGATGAAATGCATCTTTTTATTATTTTTGTAAGATTATATCTTTAATTATACCAGATTCTTTCGTTGTGCTTTCCACCATCTTTCAGGTATTTCTTGGTCGCAAGCTCGCAAATAATCTTCATGCGTACAGGGCAATAACGTATTTTTTTTTAATTTATTATTAACATTTGAAATAAATGGTATTTCTATCCACCATCTTTCTGTTTTCGGACTCTTAAAAAATATCAATTCAATGTCGTCAACAGGAACGATATATTTTAAAAATATATTCTGATTCAAATTTGGGTATTCTAGCGATCTAAAATTATATCCTTCTAGAAAATACCATATAATTTGAGCTATCAAAACGCTTTCATTCGTCAAATTATTGTGATTAAATATTCCAAATGAAGAAACTTTATCACTTAATCCTGCATACCGTGATAAAGCACAAATTTCCTTACCGTTAAAACCATTTGGTGTAAAAGTAACAAAATTTCCTGAATCTGCTGATTTTATGGCTGTTAAATCTACGGAAACGATATCGCCGTCTCTAAAAACGGGCTCTGCCAACGAAAGATTAGAACTTACTTCCCCCAAACGATAGGCGTCGAAGTACAATTTTTCGATTAAATCAATCTCTTCTTGTGAATTATAATAGGTTTGAAAACCCAAATTACTATAATTAAAAAGATTGGTTGGTTCATTAATAATTATCTTAGAAAGATACGAATCGGAAGTATTTCTTGCTTCATCTTTCCCAAAATCAAATTTATTATCAATTGTAACCAAATTAACCATTTGATCCAAATTGTCATAACTGCGGTACATTGCATAAGTTAAATCCTGAGAACCACCAATAACAATGGGAACAATCTGTTTCTTAATTAATTCTGAAACAATTTTTGAAACTGCATAATACGTATCTTCTTGCGAATTTCCTTGCGGAATATCTCCTAAGTCTGCAATAGTTGAATGCCAATTGCCCGGATAAAGTGTATAAAATTCTTTTCTTACAAAGCTTAAATCAACATTTTCAGAAGAACTACTTCCTCTATTCTCTAAAACACCAACTATAGCAATTTTAATTTTATTTAAATCCGGAAAATCTTCCTTGGTATGAAATACCGTTTTTTTTCCAAGCGTTTGCGAATTTAGATTTTCTACAAAGTCTAAAACCGATGCCTCAACAGGCTCTAAAAAATCAAATGCCATAAATTATTTCTTTTTTACCGGTGCTTTTTTTGCGGGTGCCTTTTTGGCTGGAGTTTTCTTTGCCGGAGCTTTTTTAGCTGGGGCTTTCTTTTCAATTAATTCTTGCACTTGAGCCAACGTTAATTTTTCTGCATCGACATCTTTGCTCAATTCAATTTTAATTTTTCCTTTGGTAATAACCGAACGACCCCAACGGGCTTTTTCAACTTTAATCCCTTCGGTTTTCCAATCATGAATAACTTTATCAATTTCTTTTTGTTGCTTATCTTCAATCAATTCAACTAAATCGGATTGCGATAATTTATCAAAATTGTATTTTTTACTCACATTAATAAACATGCCGTTCCACTTGATAAAAGGACCAAATCGACCAACACCTTTTTGAATCGGCAATCCTTCATATTCTCCAATTGGAGCATCGGCTTGATTTTTTTCATCAATCAACTCTTGTGCTCTTTCTAAAGTCACATCCAAAGGATCCTCGCCTTTTGGCAACGAAACAAATGTCTTACCAAAACGAACATAAGGTCCAAAACGACCATTATTCACCTCTACTTCTTCTCCTTTATATGTACCTAAATTTTTTGGTAATAAAAATAAATTCAACGCATCTTCTAAAGTAATAGTCCCGATATTTTGATCAGTTCCTAAGCTTGCAAAAACTTTGTTTTCATCATCAATATCACCAATTTGAGCCATCGGACCAAATTTTCCTAAACGAACAGAAACCGGCTTTCCTGTTTTTGGATCTTTACCTAATATACGTTCACCACTTTCTCTATCGGCATTTTCTTCAACATTTTTAACAATCGGATGAAAATGATTGTAGAAATCTCGCATCATTTTTGTCCAATCTTCATTCCCTTCGGCAATTTCATCAAAATCTTGTTCCACTTTTGCAGTGAAATTATAATCTAAGATGGTAGAGAAATTCTTTACCAAAAAGTCATTTACAATTATTCCAATGTCGGTCGGAACCAATTTTCCTTTGTCAGAACCAGCATTTTCAGTTAAAACTACCGATTTAACGTCGTTTCCTTTTAAAGTTAGTTGATTGTATTTTCGTTCTTGCCCTTCAAAACTTCCTTTTTCAACATAATTTCTATTAATGATGGTTGAAATAGTTGGTGCATAGGTTGATGGTCTTCCAATTCCAAGTTCTTCCAACTTTTTAACCAAAGAAGCTTCGGTATATCTACTTGCTGGTCGTGAAAAACGTTCTGTTGCAGTAATATAATTATTAGTCAAACGTTCGTTGATTTTCATCGCTGGCAACATTCCTTCTTGTTCTTCATCATCTTCATCATTTCCTTCTAAATATACTTTTAGGAAACCTTCAAACTTGATAACTTCTCCGGTAGCTGCAAAATGTTCGTTATGATTATTAGCTTCAATTTTCACGTTGGTACGTTCCAATTCTGCATCACTCATTTGCGAAGCCAACGTTCTTTTCCAAATCAAATCATATAAACGTGCTTGATCTCTGTCTATATTTAAGGTATGCTTTGACATGTCCGTTGGACGAATCGCTTCGTGAGCTTCCTGAGCACCTTTTGCCTTGCTTGTAAAGTTTCTTGGTTTGCTGAATTCTTTTCCATACGAATGAGTAATTTCAGCTTGAGCTGCAGCCATCGCTTCTTGGGAAAGATTGACGCTGTCTGTTCTCATATACGTTATATGTCCCGCTTCATACAAACGTTGTGCAATTTGCATGGTTATTCCAACAGGAAGATATAATTTTCGAGCTGCTTCTTGTTGCAACGTAGAAGTTGTAAAAGGAGCAGCCGGAGATTTTTTGGTAGGTTTTGTTTCTAAATCCGATACCTTATATATAGAACCAATATTTTTTTGAAGAAAATCTTCTGCTTCTTTTTTAGTTGAAAAATTCTTTGGCAATTTGGCTTTGAAGGTTTTTCCTGCTTCATTGGCAAACTCTGCTGTTACCGAATAAGAGGCTTGAGCATTAAACTCTTGAATTTCACGTTCTCTTTCTACAATCAAACGAACAGAAACCGATTGCACACGTCCGGCAGACAGACCGCCTTTTACTTTTTTCCACAAAACGGGAGATAATTCATAACCCACCAAACGGTCTAAAACTCTTCGGGCTTGTTGGGCATTTACTAAATTATAATCAATAGAACGTGGATTTTCAATTGCTTTTTGAATGGCAGATTTAGTAATTTCATGAAAAACAATTCGCTTGGTTTTTTTGGGATCTAGCTTTAATTCTTCGGCCAAATGCCATGAAATTGCTTCTCCCTCTCGGTCTTCATCACTCGCTAGCCAGACCATTTCAGCATTTTTAGATAACGTTTTGAGTTTGCTCACTAAAGCTTTTTTATCAGCAGAAACTTCATATTTGGGTTTAAAATTATTCTCTACATCAACCCCAATTTCTTTAGACGGAAGATCGGCAATGTGCCCATAACTGGACTCTACCTGATAATCGCTTCCTAAAAATTTTTCGATTGTTTTTGCTTTTGCCGGTGACTCAACGATAACTAAATTCTTTGCCATGTACATGTTTGTTTGGCAACAAAAGTATGGTTTTTTTTTAATTATTGTTTTTTGGAAAATAAAATGAGGCTTTAAATTATTTTTTTGAGGTAATATTTTGTTAAACAACATCTGCCATCTTGTCACATTTTCATTTTTAGTATTATCTTTGCAGACTGATTTCAGATAAAATCGATTATGGAGAAGATAATAGAAGAAAACAAGCAAGGAACCAGCTTAGTTTTAGAACAAAAAGAAGGCAATACTAAAAAGCTTTTTATAGAAAGTTACGGCTGTCAGATGAATTTTTCTGATAGTGAAATCGTAGCTTCCATTTTGTATGAACAAGGTTATAACACTACCCAAAATTTGGAAGAAGCCGATTTGGTTTTAGTAAACACTTGTTCTATTCGTGATAAAGCTGAACAAACCGTTCGCAAACGTTTAGAAAAATACAATGCCGTAAAAAAAATCAATCCAACCATGAAAGTGGGTGTTTTGGGTTGTATGGCCGAGCGATTAAAAAGTCAATTTCTGGAAGAAGAAAAAATTGTAGACATGGTCGTTGGTCCCGATGCATACAAAGACATTCCTAACTTATTAAAAGAAGTGGAAGAAGGTCGTGATGCCATCAATGTGATTTTATCTAAAGATGAAACGTATGGCGATATTTCTCCTGTTCGTTTAAACAGCAATGGCGTAAACGCATTTGTTTCCATCACTCGCGGATGTGATAATATGTGTACGTTTTGCGTAGTTCCGTTTACACGCGGACGTGAAAGAAGCCGTGAACCACAAAGTATTTTAGAAGAAATCAAAGATTTATCAGATAGAGGTTTTAAAGAAGTAACGCTTTTAGGTCAAAATGTAGATAGTTATTTATGGTATGGTGGTGGTTTGAAAAAAGATTTCGATAAAGCGACTGAAATGCAACAAGCTACCGCGGTTGATTTTGCTCAATTGCTTGAAATGTGTGCGGTTCAATTTCCAAAGATGCGTTTTCGTTTTTCTACATCAAATCCGCAAGATATGCATGTGGAAGTAATTGAAATCATGGCTAAATACCATAACATTTGCAATTATATTCATCTACCGGTGCAAAGCGGAAGCACTAGAATTTTGAAAGAAATGAACCGTCAACACACCCGAGAAGAATACATGGCGTTGGTGGATAAAATATATGAAATTATTCCGGACATTTCGCTTTCTCAGGATATGATTACCGGTTTTCCAACAGAAACAGAAGAAGATCATCAAGACACCTTAAGTTTGATGGAATATGTGAAATATGATTTCGGATTTATGTTTGCTTATTCGGAACGACCGGGAACATTAGCCGCCAGAAAAATGGAAGACGACGTGCCGGAAGAAATAAAGAAAAGACGATTAAACGAAATCATCGACTTACAACAAAAATTAGGTTTAGAAAGAACCAAACGTTTTATTGGTCAAGAAGTAGAAGTTTTAATTGAAAAAGAATCCAAACGATCTACCGAGCATTGGAGCGGTAGAAATTCTCAAAACACAGTGGTTGTTTTTCCAAAAGAAAATTACAAAGTTGGTGATTTTGTGATGGTAAAAATAAACGATTGTACGGCTGCTACATTAATTGGAGAAGCGGTTGGGTATTCAGAAATAATGAATTAATTTTTGTTTCAGGTTTCAAGTTTCAGGTTAACTCCCAAACTTGAAACTTGAAACCTGAAACTTGAAACAAAACATGGAATCCGTACAAGCAATAAAACAACGATTTGAAATCATCGGAAATGATCCGAAACTCAATCGTGCGATAGAAAAAGCCATTCAGGTTGCTCCTACCGATATTTCGGTTTTGGTAACCGGTGAAAGTGGCGTTGGAAAAGAAAGTATTCCAAAAATAATTCATTCCCTTTCGCACAGAAAGCATGGAAAATATATAGCTGTAAACTGTGGAGCTATTCCCGAAGGAACTATCGACAGTGAACTTTTCGGTCACGAAAAAGGCTCATTCACAGGTGCAACCGGTGCTCGTGATGGTTATTTTGAAGTAGCCGATGGAGGAACCATTTTTTTAGATGAAGTAGGTGAATTACCTTTAACAACCCAAGTTCGTTTACTTCGTGTGTTGGAAAATGGTGAATTTATCAAAGTAGGTTCCTCGCAAGTACAAAAAACGAATGTTCGTATTGTTGCAGCCACAAACGTCAATATGTTTGATGCAATTGAAAAAGGCAAATTCCGTGAAGATTTATATTATCGTTTGAGTACGGTTGATATTAATTTGCCACCTTTGCGTGAACGAAAAGATGACATTCATTTATTATTTAGAAAATTTGCCGCCGATTTTAGTCAGAAATACAAAATGCCGCCCATCAAATTAGATGACAATGCGGTTGATTTATTGTTGAAATATCGCTGGAGCGGAAACATTCGTCAGTTGCGGAATATTGCCGAACAGATTTCGGTTTTAGAAACCAATCGAAACATTTCTTACCAAACATTATATGCTTATCTACCGCAAGAAGGTTCGAATCTTCCGGCGGTTATCAAAGATAAAAAGGCGGAAAGTGATTTTAGCAATGAACGAGAAATTTTATACAAAGTGCTTTTTGATATGAAAAGCGATTTGAATGATTTGAAAAAACTCACGTTAGAATTAATGCAAAATGGCGGTGCAAAAGTGCAGGAAGCCAATAAAAATCTGATTCAGAAAATATACGGTCAAAAAGAAGATACTGAAATTGATTTTGAAGAACCAAGAATGGGTGTTGTTCCTACTCAAAACCTTTCGCAACAAGAGGAATTTGATGACGAAGATGACGATCAAAATTATCTTTTTGCCGAAGCTGTGGAAGAGGAAGAAACCTTGCGTTTAGATGCCAAAGAAATCGAACTAATCAAAAAAGCATTAGACCGAAACAAAGGAAAACGAAAAGCGGCGGCTGATGAATTAGGTATTTCGGAGCGAACTTTATATCGAAAAATTAAACAATTTGATTTGTAGAATCATGAAAAAAATTATCAAGTACAGTCTATTTCTAACAGCAATAATCTGCATAAACAGTTGTAAATATTACAACTTCACAGGAACCGGAAAAATAGATGCAGATACCTTTCAAGTCAATTATTTTCAAAATAATGCGGAGTTAATTGAACCCGGTCTTGAGCGTGATTTTACTATTGCTCTTCAAGAATTAATTAACAATCAAACCAATTTGAATTTAACAAATAGTGGTGCCGATTTAATATATGAAGGAGAAATTACCGGATTCCGTATTTCGCCAATGACTGCCACTGCCGACCAACGAACGGCTCAAAATAGAGTAACGATGACGGTTATGGTTCGTTTTACAAATACTAAAAAAGAAGCTGATGATTTTGAAAAATCGTTTTCATTTTTCTATGATTATCCGGCAGAACAACAATTGATTGGGCCAACTTTAGCCGCTGCAAAACTTGAACTTTTTGAAAGAATCACACAAGATATCTTTAATGCATCATTAGCAAAATGGTAGATTATAAAATTTAGTGAGTTTACCTTGTTAATTTTTTATAAATTTGAATAAATTTTTAAGACAACAGACAACCAACTTTGAACTTAACCGAATATACATACTTACTCAATAACCCCAATGCGGTTAACGAAAAGCAAGCAAAAGCTTTAGAAACCGTAGTGGATAGTTTTCCCTATTTTCAAAGTGCAAGGGCGTTGTATCTCAAAGGATTGTATAATCAAGATAGTTACAAATATAATTTCACTCTAAAACAAACAGCTGCTCACACGACAGATCGTAGCATTTTATTTGATTTTATTACTTCCGATGAATTTACAATCATCGAAAAAGATATTTATGAGCAAAAGTTAGCCTTGCTAATGGATATTGAAGTTATTGAAAGTGAAACTCATTTACTTCCTTCACAAGTTGAAAATGACAAAGAAAACATTGAAACTAAAGAAGAAATTGTTGAGGAAGAAATTCCTGAAGTGGAACCAAAATTAGCTGAAATTGAAGTAGATAAATTAACCGTTTTACCAACCGTTGAATTTGAGTCTTCTGATATTGAATTTATTAGACTGGAAAACGATCCAGTTATTGATGAAGTTTCTGAAGAAATCACAGTAACTGAAATTACTCCGATAGAAATTGATGAAATTGTGACTATTTCAACAGAAAAAGAAACAATTTCTGAAACAATGGTTGAAGAAGAGGAAATCGAAGAAGAACCTATTCGATTAGAAATTTTGGAGGAAACTATTGAAGAAACAATTTCAAATGAAGCAATATCGATAGATGAAAACAGTTTTGAATCTTTACCAGAAGAAATAATTCCTGAAATTGAAGAAAAACTGGAAATTGGAAAACCAATTACTTTTTTACAAAACGAAAAACACTCCTTTCAAGAATGGTTGCAATTGGCAAGTTTTAAACCAATTGAACGAATTGAAGAGAAAAAAGAAACTTTTTCAATTGAAAATTCAGTTCAAAAAGATGAAAAAAAGCAAGAAAACACTACTGATAAACTAAAAAAATTAGAAATAATTGACAAGTTTATTGAAACTAATCCAAAAATAACGCCTGCCAGAGAGTTAGCTGAAACGCCTTCAAAACCAATAGAAACAAGCGATACAACGCACTTGATGACAGAAACATTAGCTCGTGTTTATTTGGAACAAAAAAAATATAGCAAAGCAATTCAAGCTTATGAAATATTAATTTTGAAATATCCGGAAAAAAGTATTTTCTTTGCAGACCGAATTAAAGACATCAAAATTTTACAACAAAATAATCAATAGCATGGGATTTTCAGTTTTTTTAGTATTAATAACAGTAGTTTGTTTTTTACTTATCGTAGTTATCATGGTTCAAAACCCTAAAGGTGGTGGCTTATCAACAACTTTTGGGAACTCTCAACAAATTGGTGGAGTTCAAAAAACGACTGATTTTTTAGATAAAAGCACATGGACATTAGGCATCATTTTGATTGCTTTAATTATGTTTTCAAGTTTAGCTTTCAATGATGGTAACGGAACAGTTACAATCGATAAGGATGCAACTCCTGTAAGAACAGAAACTCCGGCCGCAACTCCTTCTACTACTCCAACAGAAGCTGCTCCCGTAACAGAATAATAAATTTTTAGAATTTATATAATCAAGTCCCGAATTTTTTCGGGATTTTTTTTTGAATAGGATTATGCTGAAAAAATGTCAGTTTGCTTCAATTGGCACAATTTCTGACTACTAAGAAATCGTCAAACTTAATTTAATTAAATAATATAGAATAACTATGTCAGTAAACATTAAACCCCTTTCAGACCGCGTTTTAGTGGAGCCGGCTGCTGCCGAAACAACAACAGCTTCAGGTATTATTATTCCCGACACTGCCAAAGAAAAACCACAAAAAGGAATCGTAGTGGCAGTTGGAAATGGTAAAAAAGACCATATTATGACTGTAAAAGTTGGCGATACTGTTTTATATGGCAAATATGCCGGAACCGAATTAAAATTGGAAGGCAAAGATTACCTCATCATGCGTGAGGATGATATTCTTGCTATCGTATAATTAAATAATAGGATTTAAAAACAACAAACAATTTAAATAGTTTATAAAAATGGCAAAAGATATAAAATTCGACATTGAAGCACGCGACGGTTTAAAACGTGGCGTTGATGCATTGGCAAACGCAGTAAAAGTAACTTTAGGACCAAAAGGTCGAAATGTAACAATTAGCAAATCATTTGGTGGACCAACAGTAACCAAAGATGGTGTAACGGTTGCCAAAGAAGTTGAATTGAAAGAT
Coding sequences within it:
- a CDS encoding tetratricopeptide repeat protein, with protein sequence MNLTEYTYLLNNPNAVNEKQAKALETVVDSFPYFQSARALYLKGLYNQDSYKYNFTLKQTAAHTTDRSILFDFITSDEFTIIEKDIYEQKLALLMDIEVIESETHLLPSQVENDKENIETKEEIVEEEIPEVEPKLAEIEVDKLTVLPTVEFESSDIEFIRLENDPVIDEVSEEITVTEITPIEIDEIVTISTEKETISETMVEEEEIEEEPIRLEILEETIEETISNEAISIDENSFESLPEEIIPEIEEKLEIGKPITFLQNEKHSFQEWLQLASFKPIERIEEKKETFSIENSVQKDEKKQENTTDKLKKLEIIDKFIETNPKITPARELAETPSKPIETSDTTHLMTETLARVYLEQKKYSKAIQAYEILILKYPEKSIFFADRIKDIKILQQNNQ
- the topA gene encoding type I DNA topoisomerase; amino-acid sequence: MAKNLVIVESPAKAKTIEKFLGSDYQVESSYGHIADLPSKEIGVDVENNFKPKYEVSADKKALVSKLKTLSKNAEMVWLASDEDREGEAISWHLAEELKLDPKKTKRIVFHEITKSAIQKAIENPRSIDYNLVNAQQARRVLDRLVGYELSPVLWKKVKGGLSAGRVQSVSVRLIVEREREIQEFNAQASYSVTAEFANEAGKTFKAKLPKNFSTKKEAEDFLQKNIGSIYKVSDLETKPTKKSPAAPFTTSTLQQEAARKLYLPVGITMQIAQRLYEAGHITYMRTDSVNLSQEAMAAAQAEITHSYGKEFSKPRNFTSKAKGAQEAHEAIRPTDMSKHTLNIDRDQARLYDLIWKRTLASQMSDAELERTNVKIEANNHNEHFAATGEVIKFEGFLKVYLEGNDEDDEEQEGMLPAMKINERLTNNYITATERFSRPASRYTEASLVKKLEELGIGRPSTYAPTISTIINRNYVEKGSFEGQERKYNQLTLKGNDVKSVVLTENAGSDKGKLVPTDIGIIVNDFLVKNFSTILDYNFTAKVEQDFDEIAEGNEDWTKMMRDFYNHFHPIVKNVEENADRESGERILGKDPKTGKPVSVRLGKFGPMAQIGDIDDENKVFASLGTDQNIGTITLEDALNLFLLPKNLGTYKGEEVEVNNGRFGPYVRFGKTFVSLPKGEDPLDVTLERAQELIDEKNQADAPIGEYEGLPIQKGVGRFGPFIKWNGMFINVSKKYNFDKLSQSDLVELIEDKQQKEIDKVIHDWKTEGIKVEKARWGRSVITKGKIKIELSKDVDAEKLTLAQVQELIEKKAPAKKAPAKKTPAKKAPAKKAPVKKK
- the porK gene encoding T9SS ring complex lipoprotein PorK/GldK — its product is MKKFIALSTILVTLVSCGSSDKGELVGVQGKKWHPEKPYGMTLIPGGAFIMGKSDDDLANVQDAPTKTVTVRSFYMDETEITNSEYRQFVEWVKDSTIRMKLAILADEMGQTSTGNAGKKGGGSIGDYAFADADPDKMTPYDKYMYENYYSIGTDDDQFAGRKLNRKVKLIKETSKYPDEYYVEVMDSMYLPAAESYNGLRTIDVNKLEFSYTWMDIQAAAKAKTGKRSDFIRKEKVMVYPDTTSWIKDFAYSYNEPMHNDYFWHQAYSDYPVVGVKWTQAKAFCAWRTLNKNTYRKKKKQEFVNSFRLPTEAEWEYAARGGLESATYPWGSLYAKNDRGCYLANFKPNRGDYAADEALYTVEAKSYEPNNYNLYNMSGNVSEWTDSSYDAAAYEYVSTMNPTVGDLKNKRKVIRGGSWKDVAYFLQVSTRDYEYADSARSYIGFRTVQDYMGTQTTGNRMTGRSK
- a CDS encoding sigma-54 interaction domain-containing protein; its protein translation is MESVQAIKQRFEIIGNDPKLNRAIEKAIQVAPTDISVLVTGESGVGKESIPKIIHSLSHRKHGKYIAVNCGAIPEGTIDSELFGHEKGSFTGATGARDGYFEVADGGTIFLDEVGELPLTTQVRLLRVLENGEFIKVGSSQVQKTNVRIVAATNVNMFDAIEKGKFREDLYYRLSTVDINLPPLRERKDDIHLLFRKFAADFSQKYKMPPIKLDDNAVDLLLKYRWSGNIRQLRNIAEQISVLETNRNISYQTLYAYLPQEGSNLPAVIKDKKAESDFSNEREILYKVLFDMKSDLNDLKKLTLELMQNGGAKVQEANKNLIQKIYGQKEDTEIDFEEPRMGVVPTQNLSQQEEFDDEDDDQNYLFAEAVEEEETLRLDAKEIELIKKALDRNKGKRKAAADELGISERTLYRKIKQFDL
- the miaB gene encoding tRNA (N6-isopentenyl adenosine(37)-C2)-methylthiotransferase MiaB, with amino-acid sequence MEKIIEENKQGTSLVLEQKEGNTKKLFIESYGCQMNFSDSEIVASILYEQGYNTTQNLEEADLVLVNTCSIRDKAEQTVRKRLEKYNAVKKINPTMKVGVLGCMAERLKSQFLEEEKIVDMVVGPDAYKDIPNLLKEVEEGRDAINVILSKDETYGDISPVRLNSNGVNAFVSITRGCDNMCTFCVVPFTRGRERSREPQSILEEIKDLSDRGFKEVTLLGQNVDSYLWYGGGLKKDFDKATEMQQATAVDFAQLLEMCAVQFPKMRFRFSTSNPQDMHVEVIEIMAKYHNICNYIHLPVQSGSTRILKEMNRQHTREEYMALVDKIYEIIPDISLSQDMITGFPTETEEDHQDTLSLMEYVKYDFGFMFAYSERPGTLAARKMEDDVPEEIKKRRLNEIIDLQQKLGLERTKRFIGQEVEVLIEKESKRSTEHWSGRNSQNTVVVFPKENYKVGDFVMVKINDCTAATLIGEAVGYSEIMN
- the lptE gene encoding LPS assembly lipoprotein LptE — translated: MKKIIKYSLFLTAIICINSCKYYNFTGTGKIDADTFQVNYFQNNAELIEPGLERDFTIALQELINNQTNLNLTNSGADLIYEGEITGFRISPMTATADQRTAQNRVTMTVMVRFTNTKKEADDFEKSFSFFYDYPAEQQLIGPTLAAAKLELFERITQDIFNASLAKW
- a CDS encoding formimidoylglutamase is translated as MAFDFLEPVEASVLDFVENLNSQTLGKKTVFHTKEDFPDLNKIKIAIVGVLENRGSSSSENVDLSFVRKEFYTLYPGNWHSTIADLGDIPQGNSQEDTYYAVSKIVSELIKKQIVPIVIGGSQDLTYAMYRSYDNLDQMVNLVTIDNKFDFGKDEARNTSDSYLSKIIINEPTNLFNYSNLGFQTYYNSQEEIDLIEKLYFDAYRLGEVSSNLSLAEPVFRDGDIVSVDLTAIKSADSGNFVTFTPNGFNGKEICALSRYAGLSDKVSSFGIFNHNNLTNESVLIAQIIWYFLEGYNFRSLEYPNLNQNIFLKYIVPVDDIELIFFKSPKTERWWIEIPFISNVNNKLKKNTLLPCTHEDYLRACDQEIPERWWKAQRKNLV
- a CDS encoding co-chaperone GroES — translated: MSVNIKPLSDRVLVEPAAAETTTASGIIIPDTAKEKPQKGIVVAVGNGKKDHIMTVKVGDTVLYGKYAGTELKLEGKDYLIMREDDILAIV
- the secG gene encoding preprotein translocase subunit SecG; translated protein: MGFSVFLVLITVVCFLLIVVIMVQNPKGGGLSTTFGNSQQIGGVQKTTDFLDKSTWTLGIILIALIMFSSLAFNDGNGTVTIDKDATPVRTETPAATPSTTPTEAAPVTE